Proteins co-encoded in one Streptomyces roseochromogenus subsp. oscitans DS 12.976 genomic window:
- a CDS encoding tetratricopeptide repeat protein produces MGEETRNTMDGQADAVVQAGRIGELHQYWHGTAPGAHPAPFQLPPELVTFENRVKEQERITGAVEGHTGQAGPLVVALTGVGGVGKTALGFHMARRLTDRYPDGVLYVDLDDLRRDGSVEVADALGELLSGLDVSAEWWQRSFAGRSKQYWNRTRDKRLIVVVDNARYGSEVVPLLPSSPHSLVIVTSHGVLYDLDVTSAVEVAVDPLSADDAVRLLGKIVDDPRFRAEPETVAELAQGCGGLPAALQVAGHWVRRYRRRGLSRLVADLTTELHEKGIPMVEAVWDAAYGGLGVQAARLYCLLPQHPAPVVTAPAAAVLLGDGPQRAADALEELESAGLLEERPEGYRMHALLRGHAERRAREADPEGAQRAAARRRLIGWYRRQAARADLLAAGPRMTFAGLPGGTGPAADDIAFAGEADALGWLRSERLALYGAVRLAHEDGLDSDAWALCEPLWTHFLDHPHYADITDAFRTGVAAADRREHLPAMIRMRCQLARPLWEQERYDEADELLRQALHAAVSLGDSDGERKLKASTVEFRGLLKSARGDLAGAAADFETSRAAHAEIPNPYGVLLQTYLLGRTVLSMGDAERAVRLLTEAHRAAREQQRERLTARTGFALGRALRRTGRTAQAEEHVRAALRSARERGSGTDEARILKELALLVEERGDAAEAERYRTAARQLASEAGALPDGPHSS; encoded by the coding sequence ATGGGCGAGGAGACGCGCAACACGATGGACGGGCAGGCCGACGCGGTGGTCCAGGCCGGACGCATCGGCGAGCTGCACCAGTACTGGCACGGTACGGCGCCCGGGGCGCACCCAGCCCCCTTCCAACTGCCGCCCGAGCTGGTGACGTTCGAGAACCGCGTGAAGGAACAGGAGCGCATCACCGGGGCCGTCGAGGGACATACCGGCCAAGCCGGGCCGCTGGTCGTGGCGTTGACCGGAGTCGGCGGGGTCGGCAAGACCGCGCTGGGCTTCCACATGGCGCGCCGGCTCACCGACCGCTACCCGGACGGCGTGCTCTACGTCGACCTGGACGATCTGCGCCGCGACGGCTCGGTGGAGGTGGCGGACGCGCTGGGTGAGCTGCTGAGCGGTCTGGACGTCTCCGCCGAGTGGTGGCAGCGGTCGTTCGCGGGCCGCTCGAAGCAGTACTGGAACCGCACCCGGGACAAACGGCTCATCGTGGTCGTCGACAACGCCCGGTACGGCAGCGAGGTCGTACCGCTGCTGCCGTCCTCGCCGCACAGCCTCGTGATCGTCACGAGCCATGGCGTGCTGTACGACCTCGACGTCACCTCGGCCGTCGAGGTGGCCGTCGATCCGCTGTCGGCGGACGACGCGGTGCGGCTGCTCGGGAAGATCGTCGACGATCCGCGGTTCCGGGCCGAGCCGGAGACCGTGGCCGAACTCGCCCAGGGCTGCGGCGGACTTCCCGCCGCGCTCCAGGTGGCCGGCCACTGGGTCCGCCGCTACCGCAGGCGCGGCTTGTCCCGACTGGTCGCCGATCTGACCACGGAGCTGCACGAGAAGGGCATTCCCATGGTGGAGGCGGTGTGGGACGCGGCGTACGGCGGGCTCGGCGTACAGGCCGCGCGCTTGTACTGTCTGCTGCCCCAGCATCCGGCTCCCGTCGTCACGGCACCGGCCGCTGCCGTACTGCTCGGCGACGGGCCGCAGCGGGCGGCGGACGCGCTGGAGGAACTGGAGTCGGCGGGACTGCTGGAGGAACGCCCCGAGGGATACCGGATGCATGCCCTCCTGCGCGGCCACGCAGAGCGCCGGGCGCGGGAGGCCGACCCGGAGGGGGCACAGCGCGCCGCGGCACGGCGCCGGCTGATCGGCTGGTACCGACGGCAGGCGGCCCGTGCGGACCTGCTGGCCGCCGGGCCCCGGATGACCTTCGCCGGCCTGCCCGGCGGTACCGGTCCGGCAGCCGACGACATCGCGTTCGCGGGCGAGGCGGACGCGCTCGGCTGGCTCCGGTCCGAGCGGCTCGCGCTCTACGGCGCTGTCCGCCTGGCCCATGAGGACGGCCTCGACTCGGACGCCTGGGCGCTGTGCGAACCGCTGTGGACGCACTTCCTCGACCACCCCCACTACGCGGACATCACCGACGCCTTCCGCACCGGTGTCGCGGCGGCCGACCGCAGGGAACACCTGCCGGCGATGATCCGTATGCGCTGCCAACTGGCCAGGCCGCTCTGGGAACAGGAGAGGTACGACGAGGCCGACGAACTGCTACGGCAGGCGCTGCACGCCGCCGTATCCCTGGGGGACTCCGACGGCGAACGCAAGCTGAAGGCGTCGACGGTGGAGTTCCGGGGGCTGCTGAAGTCGGCGCGGGGCGACCTGGCGGGCGCGGCGGCCGACTTCGAGACGTCACGCGCCGCCCACGCGGAGATCCCCAATCCTTACGGCGTGCTGCTCCAGACCTACCTGCTCGGCCGTACCGTGCTGAGCATGGGCGACGCCGAGCGCGCCGTCCGGCTGCTGACCGAGGCGCACCGGGCGGCCCGGGAGCAGCAGCGGGAACGCCTGACCGCGCGCACGGGCTTCGCCCTGGGCCGCGCCCTGCGCCGTACCGGCCGTACGGCACAGGCGGAGGAACACGTCCGCGCGGCCCTGCGCAGTGCCCGCGAGCGCGGCTCCGGCACCGACGAGGCACGGATCCTGAAGGAACTGGCGCTGCTCGTCGAGGAACGGGGCGATGCCGCCGAGGCCGAGCGGTACCGCACGGCGGCGCGGCAGCTGGCGTCGGAGGCCGGTGCGCTGCCGGACGGCCCTCACAGCTCGTAG
- a CDS encoding transketolase codes for MTITAHDSRTYGYDDLPGLMSLMTGDEKHGPAATSTLDVLWVLYDRVLRVAPEGRADPARDRFLLSKGHGPMAYYAVLAAKGFVPAGWLPGFGAYDSPLGHHPDRVLVPGAEIGSGSLGHGLPIAVGSALGLRAQGLHDPAVWVLIGDAELDEGSNHEAIAFAGPAGLERLHTIVVDNSSASHARPGGIAARFEAAGWSAVTVDGRDHEALYAAFTAPHPGRPHVVVARVEPKNA; via the coding sequence ATGACGATCACAGCGCACGACAGCCGGACATACGGCTACGACGACCTGCCCGGGCTGATGAGTCTCATGACCGGCGACGAGAAGCACGGACCGGCGGCCACCTCCACCCTGGACGTGTTGTGGGTGCTCTACGACCGGGTGCTGCGGGTCGCTCCGGAGGGGCGGGCGGATCCGGCCCGGGACCGGTTCCTGCTGAGCAAGGGGCACGGGCCGATGGCGTACTACGCGGTGCTGGCCGCGAAGGGGTTCGTGCCGGCCGGCTGGCTGCCCGGGTTCGGGGCGTACGACTCCCCGCTCGGGCATCACCCGGACCGGGTGCTGGTGCCGGGGGCCGAGATCGGCAGCGGGTCGCTGGGGCACGGGCTGCCGATCGCGGTGGGCAGCGCGCTCGGGCTGCGCGCGCAGGGGCTGCACGACCCGGCGGTCTGGGTGCTGATCGGGGACGCCGAGCTGGACGAGGGCAGCAACCACGAGGCGATCGCCTTCGCCGGGCCCGCCGGTCTGGAGCGGCTGCACACGATCGTGGTCGACAACTCCTCCGCCAGCCATGCGCGGCCCGGCGGGATCGCCGCCCGGTTCGAGGCGGCGGGGTGGTCGGCGGTGACCGTCGACGGGCGCGATCACGAGGCCCTGTACGCCGCGTTCACCGCACCGCATCCCGGGCGGCCGCACGTGGTCGTGGCCCGGGTCGAGCCGAAGAACGCCTGA
- a CDS encoding transketolase family protein — translation METMRDRFAPVVSRLLDEDPRVAVVLAEIGKDAFREAMARHPDRVVNVGIREQLLIGAASGLALTGLRPVVHTFASFLVERPFEQVKLDLGHQDAGAVLVSAAASFDWPAGGFTHMAPGDVALLDTLDGWTVQVPGHPDEAETLLRHAVAAGDDKVYVRLSAQANRQGRVIDGEHFVAVREGRRGVVVAVGPVLDAVLAATEGLDVTVLYATTVRPFDTAGLRRATEAAGTDVVLVEPYLAGTSTAAVSDALCDVPHRVLGLGVGRRELRRYGTIEEHVAAHGLDARSLRDRIGRFVGAVGRVAVGA, via the coding sequence ATGGAAACCATGCGTGACCGTTTCGCTCCCGTCGTCTCCCGGCTGCTGGACGAGGATCCGCGCGTCGCCGTGGTCCTCGCCGAGATCGGCAAGGACGCCTTCCGCGAGGCCATGGCCCGGCATCCCGACCGGGTCGTCAATGTCGGCATCCGGGAGCAGCTGCTGATCGGGGCGGCGAGCGGGCTGGCACTCACCGGGCTGCGGCCCGTCGTGCACACCTTCGCCAGCTTTCTCGTGGAGCGGCCGTTCGAGCAGGTCAAGCTGGATCTCGGGCACCAGGACGCCGGAGCGGTGCTGGTCAGCGCGGCCGCCTCCTTCGACTGGCCGGCCGGCGGCTTCACGCATATGGCTCCGGGCGATGTGGCGCTCCTCGACACGCTGGACGGCTGGACCGTGCAGGTGCCGGGGCATCCGGACGAGGCCGAGACCCTGCTGCGTCACGCGGTCGCCGCGGGCGACGACAAGGTGTACGTACGGCTGTCCGCGCAGGCCAACCGGCAGGGGCGGGTGATCGACGGCGAGCACTTCGTGGCGGTCCGCGAGGGTCGCCGTGGTGTCGTCGTCGCCGTGGGCCCGGTGCTGGACGCGGTCCTCGCCGCCACGGAGGGCCTGGACGTGACCGTGCTGTACGCGACGACCGTACGGCCCTTCGACACGGCGGGCCTGCGCCGGGCCACGGAAGCGGCGGGCACCGATGTGGTACTGGTCGAGCCGTACCTCGCGGGCACCTCGACGGCCGCGGTGAGCGACGCCCTGTGCGACGTACCGCACCGGGTGCTGGGCCTGGGCGTGGGGCGCCGGGAACTGCGCCGCTACGGCACGATCGAGGAGCATGTGGCCGCACACGGGCTGGACGCACGGAGCCTGCGGGACCGGATCGGGCGGTTCGTGGGGGCGGTGGGGCGGGTGGCCGTCGGGGCGTGA
- a CDS encoding MmcQ/YjbR family DNA-binding protein, whose product MPDAEDVRRIALSLPDTTEKIAWSMPTFRVAGKMFATLPEDETSIAVRCPKEERDELVTAEPGKFWIAGHEAQFAWVRARLAALEDEDELRDILADSWRQAAPPRLLDAHPELGLPPGE is encoded by the coding sequence ATGCCGGATGCTGAAGACGTACGCCGTATCGCCCTGTCCCTGCCGGACACCACGGAGAAGATCGCCTGGAGCATGCCCACGTTCCGGGTGGCCGGGAAGATGTTCGCGACGCTGCCCGAGGACGAGACGTCCATCGCCGTGCGCTGCCCGAAGGAGGAGCGCGACGAACTGGTGACGGCCGAGCCGGGGAAGTTCTGGATCGCCGGTCACGAGGCCCAGTTCGCGTGGGTGAGAGCGAGACTCGCCGCGCTGGAGGACGAGGACGAGCTGCGCGACATCCTCGCCGACTCCTGGCGTCAGGCCGCCCCGCCCCGACTCCTCGACGCCCACCCCGAGTTGGGGCTGCCGCCCGGGGAGTGA
- a CDS encoding GNAT family N-acetyltransferase yields MERWTAAHVRQRVGELAELLADTVAGGASVGFLAPLAHEEAAAWWQERAEATAAGRLDVWAALDDADRPAGTVSLAYPDKPNSRHRAELVKLMVHRSARGQGLGRRLLTTAEDAAAAAGITLLHLDTETGSPAEQLYRSAGWTEAGTIPDYAASPAGGLRPTTLYFKRLSG; encoded by the coding sequence GTGGAACGCTGGACCGCCGCGCACGTACGGCAGCGGGTCGGGGAGTTGGCGGAGTTGCTGGCCGACACCGTGGCCGGTGGCGCCTCGGTCGGCTTCCTCGCACCGCTCGCCCACGAGGAGGCGGCCGCCTGGTGGCAGGAGCGGGCGGAGGCCACGGCGGCGGGGCGGCTCGACGTATGGGCGGCCCTCGACGACGCCGACCGGCCGGCCGGCACCGTGAGCCTGGCCTACCCTGACAAGCCGAACAGCCGCCACCGGGCGGAACTGGTCAAGCTGATGGTCCACCGCTCTGCGCGCGGGCAGGGACTCGGCCGCCGCCTCCTCACCACCGCCGAGGACGCGGCCGCTGCCGCCGGCATCACCCTGCTCCACCTCGACACCGAGACCGGCAGTCCTGCCGAGCAGCTCTACCGCTCGGCCGGCTGGACCGAGGCAGGCACCATCCCCGACTACGCGGCTTCTCCCGCGGGCGGGCTGCGGCCGACGACGCTGTATTTCAAGCGGCTGTCAGGGTGA
- a CDS encoding helix-turn-helix domain-containing protein: MRSPEDSLDALIGARLTQLRTQHGLSLGELAERSGVSRSTLSRAERAEISPTAALLNRLCHVYGRTMSQLLSEVEAAPAPLVRAADQQIWEDRGSGFVRRSVSPPHTGLRGELVEGRLAPGADIAYDRPPVTGLEQHLWVLDGALEVTDGEQVHHLDPGDCLRMRVFGPTRFRCAGPVEARYVLAVVRP; the protein is encoded by the coding sequence ATGAGAAGCCCAGAGGATTCCCTCGACGCCCTGATCGGCGCCCGGCTGACCCAACTGCGCACCCAACACGGCTTGTCTCTGGGAGAGCTGGCCGAGCGCAGCGGGGTGAGCCGGTCGACCCTCTCGCGCGCCGAACGCGCGGAGATCAGCCCCACCGCCGCCTTGCTGAACCGGCTCTGCCATGTCTACGGCCGCACCATGTCCCAGCTGCTCAGCGAGGTCGAAGCCGCACCCGCGCCGCTGGTCCGGGCCGCCGACCAGCAGATCTGGGAGGACCGCGGGTCCGGCTTCGTCCGGCGGTCCGTCTCCCCGCCGCACACCGGACTCCGTGGCGAACTGGTCGAGGGCCGGCTCGCGCCGGGCGCCGACATCGCCTACGACCGCCCGCCCGTGACCGGCCTGGAACAGCATCTGTGGGTGCTCGACGGCGCCCTGGAGGTGACCGACGGGGAACAGGTCCACCACCTGGACCCGGGCGACTGTCTGCGGATGCGGGTCTTCGGCCCGACCCGGTTCCGCTGCGCCGGACCCGTGGAGGCGCGGTATGTGCTGGCGGTGGTGCGACCGTGA
- a CDS encoding LysR family transcriptional regulator — translation MIEARRLHILRAVADHRTVTAAAAALYLTPSAVSQQLAALEQETGHRLVERSAKGVRLTPAGEILLSHTNAVLAQLERAEAELAAYGSGEAGTVTVAAFATGIAQVVAPAVARLADTAPGIRIRVQDAEGDASLPMVLDRQVDVAVAVEYRGAPPADDPRLAHVPLYAEPFDAVVPVGHRLADTAEVPLAELAKDPWIGPYPGNPCHDVVVLACESAGFQPRLEHSSDDFRAVVALASAGAGVALVPRSALNGMDLTHVVVRPVDGVAPTRRVFAAVRRGAEGHPLIRPVLEALGRAAQQA, via the coding sequence ATGATCGAGGCACGGCGGCTCCACATCCTCCGTGCGGTGGCCGACCACCGCACGGTCACCGCGGCGGCCGCCGCGCTCTATCTCACCCCCTCCGCGGTCTCCCAGCAGCTGGCGGCCCTGGAGCAGGAGACCGGCCACCGGCTGGTCGAGCGCAGCGCCAAGGGCGTACGGCTCACCCCGGCGGGCGAGATCCTGCTCAGCCACACCAACGCGGTCCTCGCCCAGCTGGAGCGGGCCGAGGCGGAGCTGGCGGCCTACGGCTCGGGCGAGGCGGGCACGGTCACCGTGGCGGCCTTCGCCACCGGCATCGCCCAGGTCGTGGCCCCGGCCGTGGCCCGGCTCGCGGACACCGCGCCCGGCATCCGCATCCGCGTCCAGGACGCCGAGGGCGACGCGAGCCTGCCCATGGTGCTGGACCGGCAGGTCGATGTGGCGGTCGCCGTGGAGTACCGTGGTGCCCCGCCCGCCGACGACCCCCGGCTCGCCCATGTCCCGCTGTACGCAGAGCCGTTCGACGCCGTCGTACCCGTCGGCCACCGCCTCGCCGACACCGCCGAGGTCCCCCTCGCCGAGCTGGCCAAGGACCCCTGGATCGGCCCGTACCCCGGCAACCCCTGCCACGACGTGGTCGTCCTCGCCTGCGAGAGCGCAGGCTTCCAGCCCCGCCTGGAGCACTCCTCCGACGACTTCCGCGCCGTCGTGGCCCTCGCCTCGGCGGGCGCGGGTGTGGCCCTCGTACCCCGCTCGGCCCTGAACGGTATGGACCTGACCCATGTGGTCGTCCGCCCTGTCGACGGTGTGGCCCCGACTCGCCGCGTCTTTGCCGCCGTACGACGCGGAGCCGAGGGGCATCCGCTGATCCGCCCGGTGCTGGAGGCATTGGGGAGGGCGGCGCAGCAGGCGTGA
- a CDS encoding glycine C-acetyltransferase: MFNSVRDDLRVTLDEIRAAGLHKPERVIGTPQSATVDVTAGGRPGAVLNFCANNYLGLADHPEVIAAAHEALDRWGYGMASVRFICGTQEVHKELEARLSSFLGQEDTILYSSCFDANGGVFETLLGEEDAVISDALNHASIIDGIRLSKARRYRYANRDLADLEAKLKEASGARRRLVVTDGVFSMDGYVAPLREICDLADRYDAMVMVDDSHAVGFVGPTGRGTPELHGVMDRVDIVTGTLGKALGGASGGYVAARAEIVALLRQRSRPYLFSNTLAPVIAAASLKVLDLLESADDLRVRLNENTALFRRRMADEGFDILPGDHAIAPVMIGDAAEAGRMAELLLERGVYVIGFSYPVVPQGQARIRVQLSAAHSTEDVNRAVDAFVAARAELVA; encoded by the coding sequence ATGTTCAACTCTGTCCGCGACGACCTGCGCGTCACCCTCGACGAGATCCGCGCCGCCGGACTGCACAAGCCCGAGCGGGTCATCGGCACCCCGCAGTCCGCGACCGTCGACGTCACCGCCGGCGGCCGTCCCGGCGCGGTCCTCAACTTCTGCGCCAACAACTACCTGGGCCTGGCCGACCACCCCGAGGTGATCGCCGCAGCCCACGAGGCCCTGGACCGCTGGGGCTACGGCATGGCCTCCGTCCGCTTCATCTGCGGCACCCAGGAGGTGCACAAGGAGCTGGAGGCCCGGCTGTCGTCCTTCCTCGGCCAGGAGGACACGATCCTGTACTCCTCCTGCTTCGACGCCAACGGCGGCGTCTTCGAGACCCTCCTCGGGGAGGAGGACGCGGTGATTTCCGACGCCCTCAACCACGCCTCCATCATCGACGGCATCCGCCTGTCCAAGGCGCGCCGCTACCGCTACGCCAACCGCGACCTCGCCGACCTGGAGGCGAAGCTCAAGGAGGCGTCCGGCGCCCGGCGCCGCCTGGTCGTCACGGACGGCGTCTTCTCCATGGACGGCTATGTGGCGCCCCTGCGCGAGATCTGCGACCTCGCCGACCGCTACGACGCGATGGTCATGGTCGACGACTCGCACGCCGTCGGCTTCGTCGGCCCGACCGGCCGCGGCACCCCCGAGCTGCACGGCGTCATGGACCGCGTCGACATCGTCACGGGCACCCTCGGCAAGGCCCTCGGCGGCGCCTCCGGCGGTTATGTCGCCGCCCGGGCCGAGATCGTCGCCCTGCTGCGTCAGCGCTCCCGGCCGTACCTGTTCTCCAACACCCTCGCCCCGGTGATCGCCGCCGCCTCGCTGAAGGTCCTCGACCTGCTGGAGTCGGCCGACGACCTGCGCGTCCGGCTGAACGAGAACACCGCGCTCTTCCGCCGCCGGATGGCCGACGAGGGCTTCGACATCCTCCCCGGCGACCATGCCATCGCCCCCGTGATGATCGGCGACGCGGCCGAGGCGGGCCGCATGGCCGAGCTGCTGCTGGAGCGAGGCGTGTACGTGATCGGCTTCTCCTACCCGGTCGTCCCGCAGGGCCAGGCCCGCATCCGCGTCCAGCTGTCCGCCGCGCACTCCACCGAGGACGTCAACCGGGCGGTCGACGCGTTCGTCGCGGCCCGCGCCGAGCTGGTGGCCTGA
- the tdh gene encoding L-threonine 3-dehydrogenase: MKALLKEKAEPGLWLTDVPEPEIGPGDVLIKVMRTGICGTDLHIRAWDGWAQQAIRTPLVLGHEFVGQVVEAGRDVTDIRIGDRVSGEGHLVCGKCRNCLAGRRHLCRATVGLGVGRDGAFAEYVALPATNVWVHRVPVDLDVAAIFDPFGNAVHTALSFPLVGEDVLITGAGPIGLMAAAVARHAGARNVVVTDVSEERLELARKIGVSLALNVAQSTIADGQRELGLREGFDIGLEMSGRPEAMRDMIANMTHGGRIAMLGLPAEEFPVDWARIVTSMITIKGIYGREMFETWYAMSVLLEGGLDLAPVITGRYGYRDFEAAFADAASGKGGKVILDWTA; this comes from the coding sequence GTGAAGGCGCTGCTCAAGGAGAAGGCGGAGCCGGGGCTCTGGCTGACGGACGTCCCGGAGCCCGAGATCGGCCCCGGTGACGTACTGATCAAGGTCATGCGGACCGGTATCTGCGGCACCGACCTGCACATCCGGGCCTGGGACGGCTGGGCGCAGCAGGCGATCCGCACCCCGCTCGTGCTCGGGCACGAGTTCGTCGGGCAGGTCGTCGAGGCCGGCCGGGACGTGACCGACATCCGCATCGGCGACCGGGTCAGCGGCGAGGGCCATCTGGTGTGCGGCAAGTGCCGCAACTGCCTGGCCGGCCGCCGCCATCTGTGCCGGGCCACCGTAGGCCTCGGCGTCGGCCGTGACGGGGCGTTCGCCGAGTACGTCGCCCTGCCCGCGACCAACGTCTGGGTGCACCGCGTCCCCGTCGACCTCGACGTCGCCGCGATCTTCGACCCGTTCGGCAACGCCGTGCACACCGCGCTGTCCTTCCCACTGGTCGGCGAGGACGTCCTGATCACCGGCGCCGGCCCGATCGGCCTGATGGCCGCCGCCGTGGCCCGGCATGCCGGCGCCCGCAACGTCGTCGTCACCGACGTCAGCGAGGAGCGCCTGGAGCTGGCCCGCAAGATCGGTGTGAGTCTCGCCCTGAACGTCGCGCAGTCCACGATCGCCGACGGCCAGCGCGAGCTGGGCCTGCGCGAGGGCTTTGACATCGGCCTGGAGATGTCCGGCCGGCCCGAGGCCATGCGGGACATGATCGCCAACATGACGCACGGCGGCCGCATCGCCATGCTCGGCCTGCCCGCCGAGGAGTTCCCGGTCGACTGGGCCCGGATCGTCACCTCGATGATCACCATCAAGGGCATCTACGGCCGCGAGATGTTCGAGACCTGGTACGCGATGTCGGTCCTGCTGGAGGGCGGCCTGGACCTCGCCCCCGTGATCACCGGCCGGTACGGCTACCGCGACTTCGAAGCCGCGTTCGCCGACGCAGCGAGCGGCAAGGGCGGCAAGGTCATCCTCGACTGGACTGCTTGA
- a CDS encoding GAF domain-containing protein, whose amino-acid sequence MTYEPPRPVRGLLLTPEDKEAPARVHRLRLLGLVDRPDPALDVFADHLARFTGAPYAMVNFIGEDHQFFAGLRVPAAAPVVREDGCRPEFGRVLPRDHGFCPHVVVRRKALVLEDVRDYPRFAGNPVVDEYGIHSYLGAPLIDSSGMALGTVCAVDTAPRAWGRSGLETIKALAADLVVRLERSAEDGLPL is encoded by the coding sequence ATGACGTACGAGCCGCCCCGACCGGTCCGGGGTCTGCTGCTCACCCCCGAGGACAAGGAGGCACCCGCCCGGGTCCACCGGTTGCGGCTGCTCGGCCTGGTGGACCGTCCCGACCCCGCGCTGGACGTCTTCGCCGACCATCTCGCCCGGTTCACCGGCGCGCCCTACGCGATGGTCAACTTCATCGGTGAGGACCATCAGTTCTTCGCGGGCCTGCGTGTCCCCGCCGCCGCGCCGGTCGTGCGGGAGGACGGCTGCCGACCGGAGTTCGGCCGTGTCCTGCCGCGCGACCATGGGTTCTGCCCCCATGTGGTGGTCCGCCGTAAGGCATTGGTGCTTGAGGACGTGCGCGACTATCCGCGGTTCGCCGGGAACCCGGTCGTGGACGAGTACGGCATCCACTCCTATCTCGGCGCCCCGCTCATCGACAGCTCCGGCATGGCGCTCGGCACTGTGTGCGCGGTCGACACCGCGCCCCGGGCCTGGGGCAGGTCCGGTCTGGAGACCATCAAGGCGCTGGCCGCCGATCTCGTCGTACGCCTCGAACGAAGCGCCGAGGACGGCCTTCCCTTGTGA
- a CDS encoding GTP-binding protein, with product MDYDDSSDPFPTALKILVAGGFGVGKTTFVGAVSEIAPLSTEELLTTVSVGTDSLDGVENKMETTVAMDFGRITLDPDHVLYLFGTPGQERFWFMWDELSEGALGAVILADTRRLQDCFAAVDFFEERGLGFIIAVNEFDGSYRYDPDEVRAAIDLDPEVPVVRCDARISSSGVQTLLTLVRHLLAHAPAPAPSHGAHM from the coding sequence ATGGACTACGACGACAGCTCTGACCCGTTCCCCACCGCGCTGAAGATCCTGGTGGCGGGCGGATTCGGGGTCGGCAAGACGACCTTCGTGGGCGCGGTCAGCGAGATCGCGCCGCTCAGTACGGAGGAGCTGCTCACGACGGTCAGCGTCGGCACGGACAGTCTCGACGGCGTCGAGAACAAGATGGAGACGACGGTCGCCATGGACTTCGGCCGGATCACCCTCGATCCGGACCATGTGCTGTATCTGTTCGGCACACCGGGGCAGGAGCGGTTCTGGTTCATGTGGGACGAGCTGTCCGAGGGCGCGCTAGGCGCGGTGATCCTCGCCGACACCCGTCGGCTGCAGGACTGTTTCGCCGCCGTGGACTTCTTCGAGGAGCGCGGACTCGGCTTCATCATCGCCGTCAACGAGTTCGACGGCTCCTACCGCTACGACCCCGACGAGGTACGCGCCGCCATCGACCTCGACCCCGAGGTCCCCGTCGTCCGCTGCGACGCCCGGATCTCCAGCTCCGGCGTGCAGACCCTGCTCACCCTCGTACGCCACCTCCTCGCCCACGCCCCGGCGCCCGCGCCAAGCCATGGCGCCCACATGTGA
- a CDS encoding DUF742 domain-containing protein gives MTAAGDGPWLDDAAGRLVRPFTVSNGRTKPSIALDLMSQVMATGVTPLGYLGPEHAQALDLCRAPVSVAEAAAHLKLPAVVTKVLLSDLVDCGALTTKPPVFHHTPTDRSLLEAVLDGLRRQL, from the coding sequence GTGACCGCAGCCGGCGACGGGCCCTGGCTGGACGACGCGGCCGGACGGCTGGTGCGCCCGTTCACAGTCAGCAACGGACGCACCAAGCCCAGCATCGCCCTGGACCTGATGTCGCAGGTGATGGCCACCGGCGTCACCCCGCTCGGCTACCTCGGCCCCGAGCACGCGCAGGCGCTCGACCTGTGCCGGGCGCCCGTCTCGGTCGCCGAGGCCGCCGCGCATCTGAAACTGCCCGCGGTGGTCACCAAGGTGCTGCTCTCGGACCTCGTCGACTGCGGGGCGCTGACCACCAAGCCCCCCGTCTTCCACCACACACCCACTGACCGGTCTCTGCTGGAGGCAGTGCTCGATGGACTACGACGACAGCTCTGA
- a CDS encoding roadblock/LC7 domain-containing protein — protein sequence MASDAPTAHASDLDWLLSGLVQRVPHTSSAVLLSCDGLVKSVHGLDVDSADHMAALASGLYSLGRSAGVRFGDGGDVRQVVVELDSTLLFVTTAGSGTCLAVLAGREADAAVLGYEMAMLVKSVRPYLVTAPRQHAVEPTATRP from the coding sequence ATGGCGAGCGATGCGCCGACGGCCCACGCATCCGACCTCGACTGGCTGCTGAGCGGCCTCGTGCAGCGCGTACCACACACCAGCAGCGCGGTGCTGCTGTCCTGCGACGGGCTGGTCAAGTCCGTACACGGCCTCGACGTCGACAGTGCCGACCACATGGCGGCCCTGGCCTCCGGCCTGTACTCCCTCGGCCGCAGCGCGGGCGTGCGGTTCGGTGACGGCGGGGACGTCCGCCAGGTCGTCGTCGAGCTCGACTCGACCCTGCTGTTCGTCACCACCGCAGGCTCCGGCACCTGTCTCGCCGTGCTGGCGGGGCGTGAGGCCGACGCAGCAGTCCTGGGCTACGAGATGGCGATGCTCGTCAAGAGCGTCCGCCCCTATCTGGTGACCGCGCCCCGGCAGCACGCCGTCGAACCCACGGCGACGAGGCCTTGA